The Nicotiana tomentosiformis chromosome 2, ASM39032v3, whole genome shotgun sequence genome includes the window GCAGGCAATACTAGATGAATGGGCAGCAGAGGCATCCACCAAAGGCCTCAATCCTTTAAGCTCTGATGCCCAGAGGAAGTTGAAGGAAAGCCTGTTGGAATTTTAGGCAACCACATGGGCTGATGTCCATAATcgttataaataaaaaattagaatTGAAGATGATTATGAGTTATTTGTGTCATCCAAGGCTCGTAATCGCGATAAGAATCAAGAAAAGTTCAAAAATGATTTTGATGTAGACCGGAGATCatccaagagttgtttccaaccttatttatcaaatgaaagatctgaTGGGCGTGGGGCTAAAGGTTTTCAGTCATCGGAAAGATTTGGATTGGAGAGAAGGACGAATCGTGGTTGGAGTAGTAGGGCCTTGCAGGATAAAAAAATCAGAGTCTAAGGATTCAGGATATTCTCGGTTATCAGATTACAATTTCAACATCAATTTGGTAGAGTTAGTTATGGCTATGAGAATTATCAAGGAGACAAGGTTCCCAAAACCACTTCGATCAgatcctaattaaagggttccTAATTTGTAGTGTGAATTCCACGGAACATATGGGGACTGACGACATCTTGGCAAAGAGGTTGTAATGCTATTGAAAAATGGTCACCCAAGAGAATTTTAAGTGACCGGGCTAAGAATAACTACGGAAGGAGTCAAGATGCAGCAGAACCGGCAAAACCAGCCATGGTTTCTCCCCGCCTAACGATTAACATGATCTTTGGTGGGGTTGAAGTAAATGGGGTGACTTTTTTGGCAGCTAAAAAGGTGAAGATATCAGTCACTCATGGTAAAAGGATCCGGGAAACATCAAAAGATGATGAAATCACCTTCACGAAGGAAGATGTAGATGGTCTTATTTTACCGCACAATGATGCTCTGGTAATATatcttaatgttttagattttaaaattaaacgtgtgttGGTTGATCCAGGTTGTTCAGTCAATTTCATCCAATTGAGGGTTTTGAAACAAGCAAAGCTAACTAGAAATATAGTTCATGCGACAAATCTTCTGGCCAGGTTTAACTTAACAAGCGTATCAACTCGAGGAGAGATCGTGTTACCTACGTATGCCGAATGGGTGACGAAATCCACCTTTTTCGAAGTTATGGATAGAGATATGGGCTATAATGTGATCCTCGGTAGACTATGGATCCATGGAATGAAGGTTGTGCCATCAATGTACCATAAATTACTGAAGTTTCCTACACCGGATGGGATCAAACAGATTATAGGTGATCAAATTACTACAAGAGAAATGAATGCAATTACCTTATCTGGAAAAAAATATGAGGGAATCAACAAATAGCTACTACAAGGACTAGTGTCTGCTTCCCTTCTGGTCCCAATTAAAAGTGATGGAGAAGAAGAGACACCAAATTTTATGAGGTGCCTAGATCCTTCCAAGTACCTGAAGAAACAGATGCAACAAAGTCAACCGTAGAAGAGCTTGAACAAATTGCTTTGTTCACAGAATTCCCAAATAAAAAGGTTTACTTGGGAAcagggttgagccccgaactcaggctTCGAATTATTGAATTTTTAAAAGCTAACAttaattgttttgcatggtctcaTTCAGATATGACAAGTATTCCACTGAAAGTGATTGTCCACAAGTTAAGTTTGGACCCTAATTTCCCTTCGGTAAAGCAGAAGAAACGATTGATTgcctgtcatgccccaaacctggggagacGAGACCGGCTCCCGGTACCTCACTTGATCGAGCATACCAACCTGAgactgagggactctgaacatagaATATGATACTTTGGTCATAGGGCCACATTGAAGGATAATTTGTGAAACAATATATAAAACTTAATGGAGACTAGCTCCAACTAAACATCagtataaagctgggccgacaaggcggTCATAACAACTACATCTGACAAACCAAACaaatatatacatacaaggcctacaaggcCAACATACTGCATTGAttgataggatatgtctacaagcctctattgaTGGTTGTACTGTGCTCTAAACAGGGCCCCGACCAACCCATATAATCTCTATATATagaatggactccaaggtctagacctggtaactccggggaaatGGAGTTTACAAACCAAGCTAATATTTGGTTCTGTCTACCGGAAAGGTCTATCcaactgtctatcaggacctgcaggcatgaaatacaGTGTCCCCGATAagagggacgtcaatacaaaataATGTATTTCGGGGACACtgtatttcatgcctgcaggtcctgatagacagttgGATAGACCTTTCCGGtagtgtaccgagtatgtaaggcaacaaaataactgaaacctaaaactgaactgataatttaataattaaaagtaactaggagtcaaagataatttgaagatatgcttacctgctgatactgactcaactctctcaatatagtaagtaaaagctatccggccctataaggctcggtatgtataactgctctgccatagtaggctcgctcataggcgctcggccatagtaggcttggtatataacttaccatctgatcagaggtttcccaataggggcctgcccattgattataactcgatggtggtgaaaatattatAATACTTCCCAATAGGGgactgcccatcgattatagcttgatggtggtgaaaatactatatatatatatatat containing:
- the LOC138905717 gene encoding uncharacterized protein encodes the protein MIFGGVEVNGVTFLAAKKVKISVTHGKRIRETSKDDEITFTKEDVDGLILPHNDALVIYLNVLDFKIKRVLVDPGCSVNFIQLRVLKQAKLTRNIVHATNLLARFNLTSVSTRGEIVLPTYAEWVTKSTFFEVMDRDMGYNVILGRLWIHGMKVVPSMYHKLLKFPTPDGIKQIIGDQITTREMNAITLSGKKYEGINK